Proteins found in one Venturia canescens isolate UGA chromosome 8, ASM1945775v1, whole genome shotgun sequence genomic segment:
- the Shc gene encoding SHC-transforming protein 1 produces MATGSGGNFISKPPRGWLHPDHLVSKEGITYAVRYIGYLEVYTSMKSLDFDTRSCVAKECINRVCEAAGLKLAHKKKRVNRRVLRAIADKPCMDHAGANINLTISSCSLALTTLETGQIIAKHEMPRISFASGGDTDILDFVAYVAKNMQDWRACYVLECGGGLAQEVISTIGQAFELRFKEFLTKPSSLHPALNGIREPDRDYYNDLPGKVPPDIGPPPVPPLPMNASTLPNLKHHHSSQNHASSVASSAQCSGLADSFSNSRGRQTQQWPETGNLIDLSSDGSLSNVAPSVQAEHNYVNDTVVAASRESRRDPATFFDAFDMQPLSTAISEMTKLSPRTQKQQLKQEVWFHGSVSRGEAESMLTKDGDFLVRESQGSPGQYVLTGMNNGTPKHLLLIDPEGVVRTKDRIFDSVSHLVNHHCDNALPIISADSALVLRYPVPRRTDY; encoded by the exons ATGGCTACAGGAAGCGGAGGGAATTTTATAAGCAAACCTCCACGAGGATGGCTTCATCCGGATCATTTAGTGAGCAAAGAAGGAATTACTTATGCCGTTCGA tataTCGGCTATTTGGAGGTTTACACGTCTATGAAAAGTCTTGATTTTGATACTAGATCATGCGTTGCCAA AGAATGTATAAATCGGGTTTGCGAAGCAGCTGGACTGAAATTGgctcacaaaaaaaaacgtgtaaaCAGGAGAGTATTGAGAGCCATTGCAGACAAGCCGTGCATGGATCATGCCGGGGCAAACATCAATCTGACCATCAGTAGTTGTAGCTTAGCTCTTACTACTCTTGAGACTGGCCAAATTATTGCCAAACACGAGATGCCAAGAATATCGTTTGCTTCGGGTGGAGATACG GACATTTTGGATTTCGTCGCTTACGTGGCAAAAAATATGCAAGACTGGCGAGCATGTTACGTGCTCGAATGCGGTGGTGGTCTTGCTCAAGAAGTAATTTCCACTATCGGACAAGCCTTCGAATTGAGGTTCAAGGAATTTCTAACGAAACCTTCGTCTTTGCA CCCTGCGCTGAACGGCATACGAGAACCCGATCGCGATTATTACAACGACCTTCCTGGCAAAGTACCACCGGACATTGGACCTCCGCCGGTTCCACCCCTACCCATGAACGCCTCAACTTTGCCCAATTTAAAACATCATCATTCCTCCCAAAATCATGCATCCTCGGTTGCGAGTAGCGCTCAGTGTTCCGGACTCGCGGATTCTTTCTCGAACAGTCGAGGAAGACAAACTCAACAATGGCCAG aAACAGGAAATTTGATCGATCTTAGTAGCGATGGATCTTTGAGTAATGTTGCGCCGAGTGTTCAAGCTGAACATAATTATGTAAATGATACGGTTGTAGCAGCGAGTCGAGAAAGTCGACGAGACCCAGCAACCTTTTTCGATGCTTTCGACATGC AGCCTCTGAGCACAGCAATATCCGAGATGACGAAGCTTAGTCCGCGAACGCAGAAGCAACAATTGAAACAAGAAGTTTGGTTCCATGGGAGTGTGAGTCGCGGCGAGGCGGAGTCTATGTTGACAAAAGACGGAGACTTTTTAGTTAGAGAATCACAAGGCTCGCCGGGACAGTATGTTCTTACTGGAATGAACAATGGAACGCCAAAGCACCTTTTGTTGATAGATCCGGAGGGTGTT GTTCGAACGAAGGACCGAATATTCGACAGTGTCAGTCATTTGGTAAATCATCATTGTGACAACGCGTTGCCAATCATTTCAGCAGACAGTGCACTCGTACTCCGATACCCGGTTCCAAGACGTACGGATTATTAA
- the LOC122414703 gene encoding mitochondrial import receptor subunit TOM20 homolog B-like, protein MVMISKAAVGLAVGMAGIFVGYCFYFDKKRRSDPDFKKKLKERRKARKAAQKVSSIPLNLDDQEVIQRFFLQEVQLGEEMLASGNLDGGIEHLCNAVAVCGQPHELLRVLQKTLPPQVFHLLLQRLPAVGQKLATQTTMTEEDVE, encoded by the exons ATGGTCATGATTTCGAAAGCTGCGGTCGGTCTCGCGGTCGGAATGGCCGGAATATTCGTCGGTTATTGTTTTTACTTCGACAAGAAGCGTCGAAGTGATCCCGACTtcaagaagaaactgaaagaGC GCAGGAAAGCTAGAAAAGCTGCTCAAAAAGTCAGCTCTATTCCATTGAACCTCGATGATCAAGAAGtgattcaacgatttttcttgCAAGAG GTTCAATTGGGAGAAGAAATGTTGGCGTCTGGAAATCTTGACGGAGGAATTGAGCATTTGTGCAATGCGGTAGCAGTTTGCGGTCAGCCGCACGAGCTTCTTAGAGTTTTACAAAAAACACTGCCTCCACAAGTATTCCATCTTCTTTTGCAGAGATTGCCTGCCGttggccaa AAACTTGCAACTCAAACCACAATGACCGAGGAAGatgttgaataa
- the LOC122414401 gene encoding zinc finger MYM-type protein 1-like: MDPIVRKRLRDKSCSDSSITDDEDTSRQKKKSSRSVKVYKQKFKEEWRQSFGKWLICTEDKKPRCTACNKNLEGGYSHIKRHAETQFHIRELEVARQTPKLDVIFKKTTQNDQMKQKAKDAELKMVMFLHEHNLPFLLMEHLPSFVKSVCPDSKIAENVKCSRTKATAITKDCLAPEAKEDICRRLKNSVYSLIIDETTDVGTKKSLAIIIRFFDEMKMSVVDRFLGLVQIESATAESIFSTILKCLKEVGIPFANMIGFAADNASTMMGKTNGVQARFRQILPHIFVLGCVCHSCHLCASAAANKLPKSIEDFARSVYNHFSNSSKRTGELAEYQTFVDLKPQKMLRPSQTRWLSLQAAVDRILHHWDALTLYFTNAVFEDNLHSTESILNCLKTPVYKLYLTFLSYTLESVNKLNLEFQSEKPKIQSLNKSVSELFKSMLKNFMQPSYVDKTPLEKVLIRNPHNFLPLNEIYFGAKAEILISKGAIEAVELQRFRTRALDFYLELCSQIQNRFRFNDPMLKYVEIFSPETALNGSIRSIIVSTTLNFPKLFNENNLEGLDAEWRLLPNVQDIKKFENFDFAEFWMKIACLKNSLDEMMFPNLTKLIKAILSLPHSSAAAERTFSQLNLMKTKSRNRLDVDTCEAILHSKALLNESTCYNWQPSSTLQAKKPKI; this comes from the exons ATGGATCCGATTGTTCGAAAACGTTTAAGGGATAAGTCATGCTCAGATTCTTCGATCACCGATGACGAAGATACATCgcggcagaaaaaaaaatcctcacg cTCGGTCAAAGTCTACAAACAGAAATTTAAAGAAGAGTGGCGGCAATCATTCGGGAAATGGCTGATTTGTACAGAAGATAAGAAACCTCGATGTACTgcgtgcaataaaaatttagaGGGTGGATATTCCCATATTAAGCGTCATGCTGAAACGCAATTCCATATAAGGGAATTAGAAGTGGCTAGACAGACCCCTAAGCTTGATGTTATCTTTAAAAAGACAACTCAAAATGATCAAATGAAACAGAAGGCGAAGGATGCAGAGTTAAAAATGGTTATGTTTTTACACGAACATAATCTACCGTTTTTGCTCATGGAACATCTACCCTCTTTTGTAAAAAGCGTGTGCCCGGATTCAAAAATCGCTGAAAACGTTAAATGTTCCCGCACAAAAGCCACTGCCATCACGAAAGACTGCCTGGCGCCGGAAGCAAAAGAGGATATCTGTCGGCGTTTAAAAAACTCAGTCTACTCACTCATAATCGATGAAACGACTGATGTCGGaacaaaaaaatcccttgCCATAATCATTCGCTTTTTCGATGAGATGAAAATGAGTGTAGTCGATAGATTTCTTGGATTGGTTCAAATCGAAAGTGCTACTGCCGAATCTATATTTTCAACAATATTGAAATGTTTGAAAGAAGTGGGAATCCCTTTCGCCAACATGATCGGCTTCGCTGCTGATAATGCTTCAACCATGATGGGCAAAACGAATGGAGTGCAAGCACGATTTCGGCAAATTCTTCCACATATATTCGTCCTTGGATGTGTATGCCACTCCTGCCATCTCTGTGCATCTGCAGCAGCGAATAAACTGCCTAAATCGATCGAGGATTTTGCGAGGAGTGTCtacaatcatttttccaatagtAGCAAGAGGACAGGAGAGTTGGCAGAGTATCAAACATTTGTGGATCTCAAGCCTCAAAAAATGCTTAGACCAAGCCAGACTAGATGGCTGTCGCTTCag GCTGCTGTTGATCGGATTCTCCACCATTGGGATGCGCTGACGCTCTATTTTACAAATGCAGTTTTCGAAGACAATCTGCATTCAACAGAATCGATACTCAATTGCTTGAAAACTCCGGTGTACAAACTGTATCTCACCTTTTTATCATACACGTTGGAAAGTGTAAACAAATTGAACCTCGAGTTCCAGAGCGAAAAGCCAAAGATCCAGTCTTTGAATAAATCCGTCTCTGAGCTTTTCAAATCTATGCTCAAGAATTTTATGCAGCCATCATATGTCGATAAGACACCACTGGAGAAAGTGCTAATCAGAAATCCACACAATTTTTTACCGCtcaacgaaatatatttcggtGCGAAAGCTGAAATATTAATTTCCAAAGGAGCCATTGAAGCTGTTGAACTTCAGAGGTTCAGGACCCGAGCACTGGATTTTTATCTCGAGCTATGCTCGCAAATACAAAATAGATTTCGTTTCAACGATCCGATGTTGAAATATGTCGAAATCTTCTCACCGGAGACTGCATTAAATGGATCGATCCGAAGTATCATTGTTTCAACCACACTCAACTTTCCGAAGTTGTTTAACGAAAACAACCTTGAAGGATTGGATGCCGAATGGCGACTGTTGCCTAATGTGCAAGACattaagaaatttgaaaatttcgatttcgcaGAATTCTGGATGAAGATAGCGTGTTTGAAAAACTCTCTGGATGAGATGATGTTTCCGAATCTaacaaaattaatcaaagcCATTTTATCTTTGCCTCATTCATCAGCTGCAGCCGAACGGACGTTTTCACAactaaatttgatgaaaacgaAAAGCAGAAATCGACTAGATGTCGATACCTGTGAGGCAATTTTGCATTCTAAAGCACTATTAAACGAGTCAACGTGCTATAACTGGCAACCTTCATCAACGTTGCAagcaaaaaaaccaaaaatttga
- the LOC122415462 gene encoding BRO1 domain-containing protein BROX-like: MAHWFHRNVLKATTNQNFDLKIEKPTETTKRICSDLKLSRNRLLDLIRNPNNTSDAIEPAFAAYLSLLYGLIWEIETTEEQATRVGRPNPSKLRNAFVFKWTHSLLGSTTSSSNDSVYEAANMSINVGLWFMKHAAMIAAKDEVAMTDAKAVHGKLRQAAGIFTFVQTEFLPQLSNPPMLGSDMDPRVINAYINQCTAEAQEVTVARAVELKHNASLISALANETSKLFSDAANTLLPFKPEITAQWISYLELKAAFYRAYAYNYCGEDLLAADKCGEAIRALQESENCLNKAKALCKTYSTTKGPAPRVKPDQHNVFKRLEPTVKRTLDKCNRENGLIYHHTISGEIPSLDTKATFGLVSPIDFQMASPHPLWNQDTYRTLIGSKPAKPEKDHDLPPVKEEKIHQTSREPRNESGCNLQ, from the exons ATGGCACACTGGTTTCATCGGAATGTTTTGAAAGCCACGAcgaatcaaaattttgatttaaaaatcgAGAAACCCACCGAGACTACGAAACGAATTTGCAG CGATCTTAAGTTATCAAGAAATCGTCTGCTCGATCTTATCAGAAATCCGAACAATACAAGCGATGCTATAGAGCCTGCGTTTGCTGCCTATTTGAGCCTTTTGTACGGGCTAATATGGGAAATTGAAACTACTGAAGAACAAGCAACACGAGTGGGAAGACCAAATCCTAGCAAACTAAGAAATGCttttgttttcaaatggaCGCATTCTTTGCTCGGATCGACAACCAG TTCGAGCAATGATTCTGTTTATGAAGCAGCTAATATGAGCATAAACGTGGGACTCTGGTTCATGAAACACGCGGCAATGATTGCAGCTAAGGATGA AGTTGCAATGACAGATGCCAAAGCGGTTCATGGCAAACTGAGACAAGCGGCTGGAATATTTACATTCGTCCAGACTGAGTTTCTGCCACAGCTCTCGAATCCACCTATGCTAGGCAGCGACATGGATCCCAGAGTCATCAATGCTTATATCAATCAGTGTACCGCAGAGGCGCAAGAAG TGACAGTTGCAAGAGCGGTGGAGTTGAAGCACAATGCCAGTTTAATATCCGCATTGGCGAACGAGACGAGTAAGCTATTTTCCGACGCGGCCAATACTCTGCTCCCATTCAAGCCTGAAATAACGGCCCAATGGATAAGTTATTTGGAACTTAAGGCTGCCTTCTATCGTGCCTAC GCGTACAATTATTGTGGAGAGGATCTTTTGGCTGCCGACAAGTGTGGCGAGGCGATAAGAGCTCTACAGGAAAGTGAGAACTGTTTAAACAAAGCTAAAGCTCTTTGTAAAACGTATTCAACGACAAAAGGTCCAGCACCGAGAGTCAAACCTGACCAACACAACGTCTTTAAACGTCTTGAACCCACTGTTAAACGCACTCTTGACAAGTGCAATCGAGAAAATGGTTTGAT ATATCATCACACAATATCCGGCGAGATACCTAGCTTGGATACAAAAGCAACTTTTGGTTTGGTAAGTCCGATTGACTTTCAAATGGCATCACCGCATCCATTATGGAATCAAGACACGTATCGGACGTTGATCGGTTCGAAACCGGCCAAACCAGAGAAGGACCACGATTTGCCACCAGTTAAGGAGGAAAAGATTCATCAGACTTCAAGAGAACCAAGAAATGAGAGCGGCTGCAATTTACAGTAA
- the l(3)02640 gene encoding porphobilinogen deaminase, protein MNENRQETMENLEQQDIIRVGSRKSELALIQTRFVISTLKDIYPKKKFEIVTMSTKGDKILDKSLPKIGEKSLFTEELELALENGGVDFVVHSLKDLPTTLPEGMALGAILKREDPRDAVVMSKKMMNYTLQTLPEGSVIGTSSLRRSAQLARNMPHLKVLNIRGNLNTRLKKLDDEEGPYSGIILAAAGMKRMGWQDRISQLLEPEDTLYAVGQGALGVECRESDWRIISLLEPLYDVETTLRCVCERSFLKTLGGGCSAPVAVATTLLGKDLIVTGAVWSLDGQTLVKDTLKTKLYIPDDDGEPPKKCPYREPRLYCSIAPGKVSSMSLLGAEKLGKDIAKSLIVKDALEIMSRARNEILSTS, encoded by the exons atgaatgaaaataggCAAGAAACGATGGAGAATTTGGAGCAGCAGGATATAATACGCGTTGGATCGCGAAAAAGTGAG TTGGCCCTCATCCAGACCAGATTCGTAATAAGCACACTCAAGGATATttatccgaaaaaaaaatttgaaatcg TTACCATGAGCACCAAAGGTGACAAAATATTGGACAAGAGCTTACCAAAAATCGGTGAAAAATCACTGTTCACAGAGGAATTGGAACTGGCATTGGAAAATGGTGGTGTCGATTTCGTCGTTCATTCGCTTAAGGATTTGCCTACTACACTGCCCGAAGGAATGGCACTAGGTGCTATTTTGAA GAGGGAAGATCCTAGGGATGCGGTTGtcatgtcgaaaaaaatgatgaactaCACACTGCAGACGTTACCCGAGGGTAGTGTAATCGGTACGAGTTCGCTCCGAAGATCCGCACAACTGGCCCGAAATATGCCGCATTTGAAAGTTCTCAATATAAGAGGCAATTTGAAtacgagattgaaaaaattggacgaCGAGGAAGGACCTTATTCGGGTATCATTTTGGCAGCTGCTGGAATGAAACGAATGGGCTGGCAGGATCGGATAAGTCAg CTTTTGGAGCCGGAAGACACGTTGTATGCGGTTGGTCAAGGTGCTCTTGGTGTAGAATGCCGGGAATCCGATTGGAGAATAATATCATTGCTGGAACCGTTGTACGACGTTGAAACAACTCTGCGATGTGTTTGCGAACGGTCATTCTTGAAAACTTTGGGTGGTGGCTGTTCGGCACCGGTTGCAGTTGCGACAACTCTTCTTGGAAAAGATCTCATTGTCACAGGTGCTGTGTGGTCCCTCGATGGTCAGACTCTTGTCAAGGATACTCTCAAAACTAAGCTCTATATACCGGACGACGATGGAGAGCCACCCaa GAAATGCCCGTATCGTGAGCCACGTCTGTACTGCAGTATAGCTCCAGGAAAAGTCAGTAGCATGAGTCTTTTAGGGGCTGAAAAGTTGGGCAAAGACATTGCCAAGAGTTTAATTGTGAAGGATGCATTGGAAATAATGTCGAGAGCACGGAACGAGATCCTCAGTACGTCGTAA